ACAAAACTTTTCAGCCCTGCTCTTTCAATTGCAATATTTATATCCTCTTCAGAAAAATCTTTATATAAAGTAATATTATTTCTTAAGGTATCTTCAAATAGGAAAACCTGCTGCTCTATATTAGATATGTGCTTAAAGTAGCTTCCTTTTGTAACATCCTTAAGATTTGCCTTATCTATTAATATTTCCCCATCTTTAGGTGAGAAATATTTTCTAAGCAATTTTAAAAGGGTAGATTTACCACCGCCACTTGGGCCTATGACTAAGTATTTCTCACCTTTTTTAAGAGATAGATTAATATTATTCAGCACATCTCCATTTTCATAGCCAAAGGAAACATTGTTAAATTCAATAGTATGATTGAATTTTTCCAAAACAATGGTTTCTTCATAATTATCTTGATTTTCCATTGTATTCTCAATTTTCTCAAACAACTTTTTTGTTGACAATATTTTAGGTAACCATTCTCCAAATCTCATAATAGGTACAATTATTTTCTCCATATTATTTACTATTAATATAACTCCACCTAGTGTTAAGCTTCCTTTTATAGCCATGTAAGAAGTTATTCCAAGCAATGCAAAGAGGGAAATCATCATATTAAGATTTTGTAAAGAGAAAATAAAAGTAGATATTTGATCTATGATATAGCCTTTTTGTTGTATTGCATTACTTTTATTGAAAAAATCATTTTTAACCTTTTCATTTAGATTATTTGCTTTTATTATATGAAAGGCACTTAATACTTCCTTAATATATGAAGTATAACCCTCATACAATTCACTTCTTTGAGCTTGATGCTTTTGGATAGGCTTATTAAGTAATATTGAAACAAGTGTACTGACAAATCCTATCCCTAAGCCTAGTGCTAAAGAAAGGGGGCTAACATATGCAATAACTATAATTCCAACTATAAAATAAACCACACCTAGTATTATTTCATATATACCATCTATATAATTAGTTTCAATAGTATTAACATCATTAGTTAGGGTAGACACATACTTTGCATTATTATCTCTTTGAAATTCATTGATATTCTTTTTAAATATTCTACTAACATAGTTAACCTTAGCTGATACGATAGCCTTTCTTTTGTAGAGTCCTTTCCCAACGGCTAATAATACATTTACAGGTAAAAGTGATAATGCAAGCAATAAAAGCTTTATAGCTTCTTTATTGAACATGTCCCTATTGCCTGAAACAGCCATATCTATAGTATCCATCATAGTAATTGAAAGGTAGCCTTCCAATACTGCGCCTGCTGAAGCAATGACAAGAACTAGTAAAAGATATGGTAATGCTTTATATATGGATTTTTTCACAGAGCAAGCACCTCCATGCTAAAGTAATCTTGACTTTTATACTGAGTTACTAAACCGTTCTTAACCTCAAGTACATAGTCATATTTTTCTGTTATTCCCTTATAATATCTGTGAGATATAGCAATAACTGTGCTATCTAATGAAAGTATAGTATCTTCAACAGCTCTACCGAGCTCTTCATTGAGACTTGAAGTACCTTCATCTACGAACAATATACTAGCATTTTTGACTATGGCTCTTGCAATGGAAATCCTTTGTCTCTGTCCTCCTGAAAGATTTTTACCATTTTCCATCAGAGTTTCTTGTAGGCCTAATTTTTTTTCATTTAAGAATTCAATTAACCCTGCTCCCTCTGCAGCCTTAAGGATTTTTTCCTCAGGTATATCCTTGAATAATGTAATATTGTTAGCAATTGTATCTTCAAATAAGAACACGTCTTGATATACAAAGGATACATTATTATTTAGGCTTTCTTCTTTTATTTCCCTATAGTTTACTCCATCCATTGTTATGCTCCCCTCATAGTCATCTACAACCATTGATAGAAGCTTTATTAGTGTAGACTTTCCAGAACCACTTTCTCCTTTGAGTAAATATTTCTTACCTTTTTCAATATTAAAGGATGCTCCTTTAAATATTTCTTTTCCATCATAATTGAATTTTAAGCCTTCTACTCTGATTTCAGAATTAAATTCAAAATTCTTTTCTTTTACAATACTAGAGCTAGTATCTTCATCATTTTTAGTTATCTTATTGTAAATAGTATTAGATGCTCTTAATTCATTTAAAAATGGGAACAATTGTACTATAGGCCACACACAGCCATTGGATAGCTGTAGCATTAGTGCTGTTTTAGCAAAGGATGCTCCATTTAAAATTGAACTTATGGAGTAGATTAATATCCCAACGAATATTACAAAGCCAAGAAAGTTAGTTAAGTTTCTTTGTCCTTCAGTAAAAACAGTGTAGTGTAGCTTTTTTCTCTCTACCTTATCAACAGCCTTTAGTGTGCTACCTAAAAATTTGTCTTCAATATTATTTAGTTTCAAAATCTCTAGACCGTTAAATGTATTTGCAATATTAGTAGTGAACTTTTCGTTGTTTTCTGATACTTCCTCTTGCAATTTCACGGTTTTCTTTTCAAAGGATTTGCTGAAGAAGAATAAAACAATAGATACTACAAATAGACTTAATGCAAACTTGTAATCTAGAAAAAGCAATATTATTAATGATGCAGTATATTGGCCTCCAAAGTAGATTACATTTAACAATTTATGAAAAAAATGTTGTTCGAATACATTAATATCATTTATAAGATTTGATATGTATACATCTTTAGATTTTTTGCTAAAATTCTTATATGAATGTTTAAGAATCTTATCAAAGGCTTGTATTCTAACATCTAAAATTGTATCCCTCATAAAGCTTATTCTCATAAATCTAGAGAGTATAAATAGCAATATACCAAGAACGGCAAAGAATATAGCTAGTGCAAAGACCTTTACAAAATAGTCCATTTGTCCTTTTTCAATACTTCCAATTATAAGTGCAAAAGAAAAGTTTCTAAGCAATGTATCCACTACAGGTAAAAAACAAGCTAATACATATAAGATAAACCTGCCTTTTCTTTTTAACAATAACTCCTTCATAGCATTCCTCCTCCTAAAACCAAAGGTCATTTTAATTATTTTAATATATTTATCATCTTAATCAATATTCTAATAGATATTTTATATATGTCAATAGTATTTATTAAAATTATTAAAAAATAATTTAAATATATTAATAAACAAATTAAAATATTTAAGTTTAATAGTTGATTTTTATAAATCA
The nucleotide sequence above comes from Proteiniborus ethanoligenes. Encoded proteins:
- a CDS encoding ABC transporter ATP-binding protein, whose protein sequence is MKKSIYKALPYLLLVLVIASAGAVLEGYLSITMMDTIDMAVSGNRDMFNKEAIKLLLLALSLLPVNVLLAVGKGLYKRKAIVSAKVNYVSRIFKKNINEFQRDNNAKYVSTLTNDVNTIETNYIDGIYEIILGVVYFIVGIIVIAYVSPLSLALGLGIGFVSTLVSILLNKPIQKHQAQRSELYEGYTSYIKEVLSAFHIIKANNLNEKVKNDFFNKSNAIQQKGYIIDQISTFIFSLQNLNMMISLFALLGITSYMAIKGSLTLGGVILIVNNMEKIIVPIMRFGEWLPKILSTKKLFEKIENTMENQDNYEETIVLEKFNHTIEFNNVSFGYENGDVLNNINLSLKKGEKYLVIGPSGGGKSTLLKLLRKYFSPKDGEILIDKANLKDVTKGSYFKHISNIEQQVFLFEDTLRNNITLYKDFSEEDINIAIERAGLKSFVQSLPQGLDTMIYDNGKNISGGEKSRVAIARGLLQKTDIIFLDEAFSSLDSKIAKEIENTILSLEGITVVNVSHVVFEDTKTKYDNVYVVKNKGVYSV
- a CDS encoding ABC transporter ATP-binding protein yields the protein MKELLLKRKGRFILYVLACFLPVVDTLLRNFSFALIIGSIEKGQMDYFVKVFALAIFFAVLGILLFILSRFMRISFMRDTILDVRIQAFDKILKHSYKNFSKKSKDVYISNLINDINVFEQHFFHKLLNVIYFGGQYTASLIILLFLDYKFALSLFVVSIVLFFFSKSFEKKTVKLQEEVSENNEKFTTNIANTFNGLEILKLNNIEDKFLGSTLKAVDKVERKKLHYTVFTEGQRNLTNFLGFVIFVGILIYSISSILNGASFAKTALMLQLSNGCVWPIVQLFPFLNELRASNTIYNKITKNDEDTSSSIVKEKNFEFNSEIRVEGLKFNYDGKEIFKGASFNIEKGKKYLLKGESGSGKSTLIKLLSMVVDDYEGSITMDGVNYREIKEESLNNNVSFVYQDVFLFEDTIANNITLFKDIPEEKILKAAEGAGLIEFLNEKKLGLQETLMENGKNLSGGQRQRISIARAIVKNASILFVDEGTSSLNEELGRAVEDTILSLDSTVIAISHRYYKGITEKYDYVLEVKNGLVTQYKSQDYFSMEVLAL